A part of Vigna radiata var. radiata cultivar VC1973A chromosome 11, Vradiata_ver6, whole genome shotgun sequence genomic DNA contains:
- the LOC106776577 gene encoding aspartic proteinase CDR1-like: MASYYLKSFQRFPVTIIISVVFLLPLNFSAIHGSTDEGFSIKLIRRTSPKASFRQRLRGFSAMSTTPQAPVSAYLGEHLMELSIGTPPFKIYGIADTGSDLMWTQCIPCKSCYKQLNPMFDPIKSSSYKNISCDTNLCHLVDTGVCSPEKQCSYTYAYGDGSMTQGVLAQETVTFTSTTGASVPLKGIVFGCGHNDSKEGFNDHEMGLIGLGGGPASLISQMGSSFGAKMFSQCLVPFHTDVSVSSRMSFGRGSKVSGSGVVSTPLVTKEDKTPYFVTLLGISVGNKYLHYDGSSENVEKGNMFLDSGTPPTILPTQFYDRVAAEVKNQVALKPVVDDPDLGTQLCYRTKNNLPGPTLTAHFEGADVKLEPFQTFVSPKDSVFCLAFTNTSSNGGIYGNFVQSNYLIGFDLEAKVVSFKPTDCTKNS, translated from the coding sequence ATGGCTTCTTATTATCTGAAATCATTTCAGCGATTCCCTGTAACCATAATCATTTCTGTggtgtttcttcttcctttaaattTCTCAGCCATCCATGGCAGCACAGACGAAGGATTCAGCATTAAACTCATTCGAAGAACTTCTCCCAAAGCCTCATTCCGTCAACGGCTGAGAGGTTTCTCAGCCATGTCAACAACTCCACAAGCCCCAGTGAGTGCATACCTTGGTGAGCATCTAATGGAACTCTCCATTGGAACTCCACCGTTCAAAATCTACGGTATTGCAGACACGGGCAGCGATCTCATGTGGACACAATGCATCCCATGCAAGAGCTGCTACAAGCAACTTAACCCCATGTTTGATCCTATAAAATCATCCTCGTACAAAAACATATCATGCGACACAAACTTGTGTCATCTGGTCGACACGGGTGTCTGTTCTCCTGAGAAGCAATGCAGCTACACCTACGCCTACGGAGATGGTTCCATGACACAAGGAGTTTTGGCACAAGAAACAGTGACGTTCACTTCAACGACAGGAGCAAGCGTTCCTCTTAAAGGCATTGTGTTTGGTTGTGGACACAACGACTCAAAAGAAGGTTTCAACGACCATGAGATGGGTCTCATAGGCCTAGGAGGAGGCCCAGCGTCGTTGATTTCTCAAATGGGTTCATCCTTTGGAGCCAAAATGTTTTCACAGTGCTTGGTTCCTTTCCACACTGATGTGAGTGTTTCTAGCAGAATGAGTTTTGGCAGAGGGAGTAAGGTATCTGGGAGTGGTGTTGTTTCGACACCTTTGGTTACAAAGGAAGACAAAACACCTTATTTTGTGACCTTACTAGGTATCAGTGTCGGAAACAAGTATTTGCACTATGATGGTTCTTcagaaaatgttgaaaaaggTAACATGTTTCTTGACTCAGGAACACCTCCGACTATCTTACCGACACAGTTTTACGATCGTGTGGCGGCTGAAGTGAAGAACCAGGTTGCCCTGAAACCTGTCGTGGATGATCCTGATTTGGGTACCCAACTTTGCTATCGAACAAAGAATAATCTTCCTGGTCCTACGCTAACTGCACATTTTGAAGGTGCAGATGTAAAACTGGAACCATTTCAAACCTTCGTTTCACCCAAAGATTCTGTTTTCTGCTTGGCGTTCACCAACACCAGTAGTAATGGGGGAATTTATGGTAACTTTGTTCAGTCAAATTATCTTATTGGGTTTGATCTAGAAGCAAAAGTTGTCTCTTTCAAGCCAACCGATTGTACCAAGAACTCGTAG
- the LOC106776578 gene encoding aspartic proteinase CDR1-like, with amino-acid sequence MKSAFTPNRPSIFTFSVEAKQIEEYKSFTEILHQNPLWFINCLIVHIPMASFHSFFVVIIISHVFIPLYFSPIHGNTDVGFSINLIRKTSPQAFPVRGLSAMSETPQSPVGANLGHYLMELSIGTPPFKIYGIADTGSDLIWTQCVPCNNCYSQLNPMFDPIKSSSYSNISCDSNLCHQLDTGVCSPQKQCNYTYAYASASITQGVLAQETVTLTSTTGTSVLLKGVVFGCGHDNKGGFNDHETGIIGLGGGPVSFISQMGASFGGKRFSQCLVPFHTDVNVYSRMSFGKGSEVSGEGVVSTPLVAKDDKTPYFVTLLGISVGETYLQYNGSSENVEKGNMFLDSGTPPTILPTQLYDRVVAEVKNQVAMEPTVDDPDLGSQLCYRTKNNLRGPMLTVHFEGANVTLEPIQTLISPKDDVFCLGFTNTSSDVGIYGNFAQSNYLIGFDLEAQVVSFKPTDCTKNT; translated from the exons ATGAAAAGTGCGTTTACACCGAACAGACCATCAATTTTCACTTTCAGCGTTGAGGCTAAGCAAATTGAGGAA TACAAATCCTTCACAGAAATTCTTCATCAAAATCCTCTCTGGTTTATTAATTGTCTCATCGTACACATTCCAATGGCttcttttcattcattctttgTGGTTATCATCATTTCCCATGTATTTATTCCTTTATATTTCTCACCCATCCACGGCAACACCGATGTGGGATTCAGCATTAACCTCATTCGAAAAACCTCTCCCCAAGCCTTCCCTGTAAGAGGTTTATCAGCCATGTCAGAAACTCCACAATCTCCAGTGGGTGCAAACCTTGGTCACTATCTCATGGAGCTCTCTATAGGAACTCCACCATTCAAAATCTATGGCATTGCAGACACGGGCAGTGATCTCATATGGACCCAATGTGTGCCATGCAACAACTGCTACAGCCAACTTAACCCCATGTTCGATCCTATAAAATCCTCCTCCTACAGCAACATATCATGCGACTCAAACTTGTGTCATCAACTCGACACAGGCGTGTGTTCTCCTCAGAAGCAATGCAACTACACCTACGCTTACGCATCTGCCTCCATAACACAAGGAGTTTTGGCACAGGAAACAGTCACACTCACCTCAACCACAGGGACAAGCGTTCTCCTTAAAGGTGTCGTGTTTGGTTGTGGACACGACAACAAAGGTGGTTTCAACGACCATGAGACGGGTATCATAGGCCTAGGAGGAGGGCCAGTGTCGTTCATTTCTCAAATGGGTGCTTCCTTTGGAGGCAAAAGGTTTTCACAGTGCTTGGTCCCTTTCCACACTGATGTGAATGTTTATAGCAGAATGAGTTTCGGCAAAGGGAGTGAGGTATCAGGAGAAGGAGTTGTTTCAACACCTTTGGTTGCAAAGGATGACAAAACACCTTATTTTGTGACCTTACTAGGTATCAGTGTGGGAGAAACGTATTTGCAGTATAATGGTTCTTCAGAAAATGTCGAAAAAGGTAACATGTTTCTTGATTCAGGAACACCTCCAACTATCTTACCAACACAGTTGTATGATCGAGTAGTGGCTGAAGTGAAGAACCAGGTTGCGATGGAACCTACCGTGGATGATCCTGATTTGGGTTCCCAACTTTGCTATCGAACAAAGAATAATCTTCGTGGTCCTATGCTAACTGTTCATTTTGAAGGTGCAAATGTAACATTGGAACCAATTCAAACCTTAATTTCACCAAAAGATGATGTTTTCTGCTTGGGGTTCACCAACACCAGTAGTGATGTGGGGATTTATGGTAACTTTGCTCAGTCAAATTACTTGATTGGGTTTGATCTAGAAGCACAAGTGGTCTCTTTCAAGCCAACAGATTGTACCAAAAAcacttaa
- the LOC106776576 gene encoding uncharacterized protein LOC106776576 yields the protein MAGEVPLEILQNLQQQIQEMRAEIATIRAEQANRVGGHSDRSVNVETYHSDTGEQPLTQGERRQEQQNPVRGEEVAGVNGRGGGRDNGRSVSRVGSRNRGRGRGRSNERGDPHHRDERQRNEDQNPPYGDQAEGLHPFTQRVMQAIIPENKVLPSMEKYGGSSDPIKHLRSFVDAMAVYSSDELVWCRVFSLSLKEEALDWFHSLQPGTIDNFAELRQLFTQQYAASKTPGVTYTALVRMRQGRDESLKIFMDRFNRTARQVRNADQRLVVSALTTALQPGPFCDYLHAEEPQSMDELQNKLASFIRIEEGRAHQRGREERESMPRPAKMTPGPQSGGNNRRGGYRGKERNQVQQYIHHTPLNAPRARVLEEALRADLLAVVQIPTPRGADETKYCRYHQNRGRTTEDCLTLKNKLESLVQAGHLQKFVHRGRVPTRSDRLPSQSESRKRSRPRADRSRSRSADRTIRGVINTISGGFAGGGSTSAARKRHLRSLHSSHRTDTPKRSMPTITFSDDDFHAPDLEQDDPMVITAMIARYKVSKVLIDQGSSANILYWKTFKQIDISEDAILPFNEQIVGFAGERVDTKGYVDLRTSLGADREAKEMKVRFLLVEADTSYNVLLGRPCLNMFGAIVSTPHLALKYPIDDRKVATVRADQKMARECYTAGLKVKPRGTTFSGHRSEVAMMELDPRTQFDDRVEPLGDTRPIVIGQQEDQCTTIGRNLTTDQATLIEELLLKKKDLFAWQAADMPGIHPDIISHKLSLFKDARPVAQRKRRLGNEKRRAVEEEVTKLLEAGFIREVKYTTWLSNVVMVKKPNGKWRMCTDFTDLNKACPKDTYPLPSIDGLVDGVSGYEILSFLDAYSGYNQISMYQPDREKTAFITERSNYYYEVMPFGLKNAGATYQRLMDKVFQHQIGRCMEVYVDDMVVRSRSVEDHLRDLAEVLDQVRKFGMRLNPLKCTFGVSAGKFLGFMLTSRGIEANPDKCRAILEMRSPSSLKEVQRLVGRLTSLSRFIPKLAERIQPILKLLKKQKEVDWSDRCEAAFDEVKRILSNPPVMRRPDYGCDLHLFLAVGEEAVSAALVQEIPEFRPVYFISRVLKEPETRYQQLEKIVLALVIATRRLRPYLQGNQVIVRTDYPISKILRKPDLAGRMIGWSIELSEFGLRYEPRGSVKGQHLADFVAELPRRSVHCHSWTLYVDGSSGLKGGGAGVVLEGPNGIVVEQALIFRFKTSNNQAEYEALIAGLELAHDLGVKELCCKTDSQLVAGHMNDTFQIKDDQLLKYSHRVKQLFAHFDSIEVNHIPRSDNQRADRLSKLSTGKEKGHLSSLVRQIIFKPAVECLQIYSVAERDDWRREIVKLIQQQEAGVTLRTEEAKQVARYVMVGEELYRRGYVTPMLKCISKDESEYVMQELHEGIYGRHGGGRSLRARALRAGFYWPTMEKDCQTFVVKCLACQKHGNIIHTPAAVLSAIVSPWPFAQWGMDIVGPFPTGRSQFKFLLVAIDYFTKWVEAEPLAKISASQLGIIIQELKKKLGEAKGAWADELQQVLWGYRCSPHSATGESPFNLTYGSDAMLPVEVGETTLRRDINNMSENEEHLRSNLDILPERRDMAXVHLEAHKRLVARRYNTKVKPRQFVEGDLVWRRTGEARKNPTHGKLSANWEGPFRVKENLNNGAYRLEYLNGKPIPNTWNISHLKFYFS from the exons ATGGCAGGAGAGGTGCCTTTGGAGATCTTACAGAACTTGCAACAGCAAATTCAGGAGATGAGGGCAGAAATCGCAACAATAAGGGCGGAACAAGCGAACCGAGTAGGAGGTCATTCCGACCGCTCTGTCAATGTAGAAACCTATCATTCGGACACTGGGGAACAACCTCTTACTCAAGGTGAGAGGCGACAGGAGCAACAAAATCCTGTGCGTGGAGAGGAAGTTGCAGGAGTCAATGGACGAGGTGGAGGCAGAGATAACGGAAGATCGGTAAGTAGAGTCGGGAGTAGAAACAGAGGACGAGGAAGAGGTCGGAGTAATGAGAGAGGTGATCCTCATCATCGAGATGAGAGGCAGAGAAACGAGGATCAAAATCCTCCATATGGTGATCAGGCGGAGGGGTTGCATCCTTTCACGCAAAGGGTAATGCAGGCAATCATACCAGAGAACAAAGTACTGCCCTCAATGGAGAAGTATGGAGGCTCCTCTGACCCTATTAAACATTTGCGATCTTTCGTAGATGCCATGGCAGTATATTCGTCCGATGAACTAGTATGGTGTAGAGTTTTTTCTCTTTCGCTAAAAGAGGAAGCATTGGATTGGTTCCATTCACTACAACCCGGAACCATCGACAACTTCGCCGAATTACGCCAGCTATTTACTCAACAGTACGCTGCGAGTAAGACGCCCGGAGTGACTTACACGGCCCTAGTAAGAATGAGGCAAGGACGAGACGAGTCCCTCAAAATATTTATGGATCGGTTCAACCGTACCGCTAGGCAAGTGCGGAATGCCGATCAACGACTGGTGGTGAGTGCTTTAACCACTGCATTGCAACCTGGTCCATTTTGTGACTATCTCCACGCCGAAGAACCTCAAAGCATGGACGAACTACAAAACAAATTGGCCAGTTTCATTCGCATAGAAGAAGGAAGAGCCCATCAACGTGGGAGAGAGGAGCGAGAGTCAATGCCCCGACCGGCCAAAATGACACCCGGACCACAGTCCGGTGGCAATAACAGGAGAGGAGGCTACAGAGGCAAAGAGCGTAACCAAGTACAACAGTATATTCACCATACCCCCTTGAATGCACCAAGGGCGAGAGTTTTGGAGGAGGCATTAAGGGCCGATCTACTAGCGGTGGTACAAATACCTACGCCTAGAGGAGCTGATGAAACCAAATATTGCCGATATCATCAAAATCGGGGCCGCACAACTGAAGATTGTCTTACTTTGAAAAATAAGTTGGAATCTTTAGTTCAGGCCGGACACCTTCAGAAGTTCGTCCATAGGGGAAGAGTGCCAACCAGATCCGATCGGCTCCCATCTCAATCAGAATCCCGAAAAAGGAGTCGCCCTAGAGCTGATCGAAGTAGAAGCAGAAGTGCGGACCGAACGATACGAGGAGTAATCAACACTATTTCTGGAGGGTTTGCAGGCGGTGGATCGACGTCAGCCGCCCGCAAGAGGCACTTAAGAAGCTTACACAGCTCCCACCGAACAGACACCCCAAAAAGATCCATGCCCACCATCACTTTTTCGGATGACGATTTTCACGCACCGGACTTGGAGCAAGATGACCCGATGGTGATAACAGCAATGATTGCCAGGTACAAAGTGAGTAAAGTCTTAATAGATCAAGGAAGTTCGGCCAACATATTATATTGGAAGACTTTCAAGCAAATAGATATATCGGAGGATGCGATCTTGCCTTTCAATGAACAGATAGTAGGATTCGCAGGAGAGAGAGTAGATACAAAGGGATATGTTGATTTGAGAACCAGTTTGGGAGCCGACAGGGAGGCTAAGGAAATGAAGGTTCGGTTCCTGCTAGTAGAAGCCGACACGTCATATAACGTTTTACTGGGAAGACCGTGCTTAAACATGTTTGGGGCTATCGTCTCGACCCCACACTTAGCTTTAAAATATCCCATCGATGACAGAAAGGTTGCCACCGTTCGGGCCGACCAGAAAATGGCTCGTGAATGCTACACTGCAGGTTTGAAGGTCAAGCCCAGAGGTACTACTTTCTCAGGCCACCGATCAGAAGTCGCTATGATGGAATTAGACCCTCGAACACAATTTGACGATCGGGTGGAACCCCTAGGGGATACACGTCCTATTGTTATTGGGCAGCAGGAGGATCAATGTACTACCATAGGGCGCAATCTTACTACCGATCAAGCAACCTTAATAGAAGAACTGTtgctgaaaaaaaaagatttgttTGCATGGCAAGCAGCTGATATGCCAGGTATTCATCCTGACATCATATCCCATAAACTGTCACTGTTCAAGGATGCCCGACCAGTTGCCCAGAGAAAGCGGAGGTTAGGCAACGAGAAAAGAAGAGCGGTAGAGGAAGAAGTAACAAAATTATTGGAAGCCGGGTTTATACGAGAAGTGAAGTATACTACATGGTTGTCAAATGTGGTGATGGTCAAGAAGCCGAACGGCAAGTGGAGAATGTGCACGGATTTTACAGACCTTAATAAGGCATGCCCGAAGGACACGTATCCCCTTCCAAGCATCGATGGCTTAGTAGATGGAGTTTCCGGATACGAAATCTTAAGTTTTTTAGATGCATATTCGGGATATAATCAAATCTCCATGTATCAACCCGATCGGGAAAAAACGGCCTTCATAACGGAACGCTCCAATTATTATTATGAGGTAATGCCGTTCGGGCTAAAAAATGCAGGAGCAACATATCAACGACTCATGGATAAGGTCTTTCAACATCAAATAGGAAGGTGTATGGAAGTGTACGTAGATGATATGGTAGTGAGAAGCCGATCGGTGGAAGACCACTTGCGGGATTTGGCCGAAGTTCTGGATCAAGTGCGGAAGTTCGGAATGAGATTAAATCCTCTCAAGTGCACGTTCGGAGTGTCTGCAGGAAAATTCTTAGGTTTCATGCTTACTTCCCGAGGCATTGAAGCCAACCCGGATAAATGCCGCGCTATTTTGGAAATGAGGAGTCCGAGTAGTTTGAAGGAGGTACAACGGTTGGTCGGGAGACTTACGTCGTTATCCCGATTCATACCCAAATTAGCTGAGCGAATTCAGCCGATTCTAAAGCTgctgaagaaacaaaaagaggTAGATTGGAGCGATCGGTGTGAAGCGGCATTTGACGAAGTCAAGCGAATTCTCTCTAACCCTCCGGTTATGAGACGCCCGGACTATGGCTGTGATTTGCATCTATTCTTGGCGGTCGGTGAAGAAGCGGTCAGCGCCGCATTAGTGCAGGAAATTCCTGAGTTTCGACCAGTGTATTTCATCAGTCGGGTATTGAAGGAACCTGAAACCAGGTATCAACAACTGGAAAAAATAGTCCTAGCACTTGTGATCGCCACCCGAAGACTCCGTCCCTACTTGCAAGGAAACCAGGTAATTGTCCGAACAGATTACCCTATTTCGAAAATTTTGCGAAAACCCGACTTAGCAGGTAGGATGATTGGCTGGTCCATCGAACTTTCTGAGTTCGGTCTGAGGTACGAACCACGAGGATCAGTCAAGGGCCAGCACCTTGCTGATTTCGTGGCCGAGCTCCCAAGGAGATCGGTCCATTGCCACTCATGGACATTATATGTAGATGGATCGTCCGGCCTTAAAGGAGGTGGAGCGGGCGTGGTCTTAGAAGGACCGAACGGAATAGTTGTTGAACAGGCCTTGATCTTTCGGTTTAAAACCAGCAATAACCAAGCTGAGTATGAGGCCTTAATAGCCGGCCTTGAGCTAGCACACGACTTAGGAGTTAAAGAGCTTTGTTGTAAGACGGATTCACAGCTGGTAGCGGGTCACATGAACGACACCTTCCAAATTAAGGATGATCAACTTCTCAAATATTCCCACAGAGTTAAGCAACTGTTCGCACACTTTGACAGCATCGAAGTCAATCACATTCCCAGAAGCGACAATCAAAGAGCTGATCGGTTATCAAAATTATCCACTGGTAAAGAGAAGGGCCATCTATCNTCCTTGGTCCGGCAGATAATTTTCAAGCCTGCAGTTGAATGTTTACAAATCTATTCCGTTGCCGAACGAGACGATTGGAGAAGAGAAATTGTAAAGCTAATTCAGCAACAAGAGGCAGGAGTAACTCTCCGAACGGAAGAAGCGAAGCAGGTTGCCAGATACGTCATGGTCGGTGAAGAACTATACCGAAGAGGGTATGTCACCCCAATGTTGAAGTGCATATCTAAAGATGAGTCCGAATACGTGATGCAAGAACTACATGAAGGAATTTATGGGAGGCACGGCGGTGGCCGTTCGTTAAGGGCCCGAGCGTTACGGGCAGGATTTTACTGGCCAACAATGGAGAAGGATTGCCAAACCTTTGTTGTCAAGTGTTTGGCTTGCCAGAAACATGGGAATATAATACACACACCAGCAGCGGTACTTTCAGCCATAGTATCTCCATGGCCCTTTGctcaatggggaatggacataGTAGGTCCATTTCCAACCGGTCGGTCTCAGTTCAAGTTTCTCTTGGTTGCAATTGACTATTTTACCAAATGGGTGGAGGCTGAGCCACTAGCTAAAATATCAGCTTCCCAG TTGGGAATCATCATTCAAGAGTTGAAGAAAAAGTTAGGCGAGGCCAAAGGAGCATGGGCGGACGAGTTGCAACAGGTATTGTGGGGATACCGATGCTCTCCACATAGTGCCACAGGGGAGTCACCCTTTAACCTCACGTACGGGTCTGATGCAATGCTGCCAGTAGAGGTCGGGGAGACTACGCTACGGCGAGATATTAACAATATGAGTGAGAACGAAGAGCATCTTAGAAGCAATTTAGATATTCTTCCCGAACGGCGTGATATGGCAGNCGTTCACTTGGAAGCCCATAAAAGGCTTGTTGCTCGACGCTATAATACCAAAGTCAAACCAAGACAATTCGTAGAAGGAGATCTAGTGTGGAGACGAACGGGTGAAGCGAGGAAAAATCCAACACATGGAAAATTATCGGCTAACTGGGAAGGACCGTTCAGGGTGAAAGAGAATCTGAACAATGGTGCATACCGCTTGGAGTACTTGAATGGAAAACCTATTCCCAACACCTGGAACATTTCTCATTTAAAGTtctattttagttaa